The nucleotide sequence AAGTTCACCACAGCCTGCAGCGCCGCGTCCCCCTCCGGTACCCGCGAGGCGAAGAACGGCATGATGTGGAGCATGTCCGGCCAGACGTCGAGATCAGTGTCCACGCCTGCGTCCCGCAGCCGCCGGGCAGCCCGCAGCGCGTCGTCGAGCAGGCACTCGGTCGTCCCCACCTGCACGTACGTCGGAGGTAGCCCGGTGAGGTCGGCGAACAGCGGCGAGGCCAGCGGATCGTAGGGATCACCGTCGGCTCCGAGGTAGCGCTCGGCGTAGGCGTGACTGCCGGCGGGGGTGACGATCGGGTCGATCGGCGCGTTCATCTGCACCGACCGGCCGGTGTGGGCGAGATCGAGCAGCGGCGAGATCAGTGCCAGTCCGTCGGGCGGGTCCAGCCCGCGGTCGCGCGCGACGAGTGCGGTCGACAGGGCCAGCCCACCACCGGCGGAGTCCCCCGCCACGACGACCGGGCCCGCGCCCGCGGCCCGCAGCCACTCGTAGGCCGCGACGGCGTCGTCGAGCGCGGCCGGGAAGCGGTGCTCGGGCGCCCGCCGGTACTCCACGGTCAGGACCGCGCAGCCGGTACGGACCGCCAGCCGCGCCGAGAGGTCCCGGAAGGCCGGCACCGACCCGATCGTGAAGCCGCCCCCGTGCAGGTAGAGCAGCACACCACGGGTGGTTCCCGCCGGCCGGCGGGCCCACTCGGCCGGCACCCCGTTGGCCTCGACCTGCTCGGTGTGCACCTCCGGCGGATCGGCGAGCTGGGCGGCGAACCGCTCGAAGCCCGCCCGCAGGTCCGCGACCGGGCGGGTGTCGGCTTCGAAGGGGCGCGCCCGGAGCTGGTCGACCAGGTCCCGGAACTCCGGGCTTGTCCCGGGCAGGGGGCTCACGGGAGCACTCCGACCGGCTGTGTCCCGACCGGCTGTGATCCGTCCGGCTGCGACTCGTCGGGCTGTGGCTCCTCGGGGAGGGCTCCGATCAGCCGCGCTCGTTCCAGCACGACCTCGAAGATCCGGGCGGTGGCCGCGTCGACCATCATCCCGTCTACGGCTACCGCGCCCTCGCCGGCCTCCTCGGCGGCCCGCATCGTGTGCACGACCTTCCGAGCCTTCTCGACATCCGCCGCTGTGGGCGAGAAGACCTCGTTGGCCGGGCGGATCTGGTTCGGGTGGATCGCCCACTTCCCCACCGCGCCGAGCTCAGCGGCCCAGGTGGCCTGCTCGGTGTAGGCGGTGGTGTCGCGGAACTCGCCGAACGGACCGTCGATCGCGTCCAGGCCGTTCACCCGCGCGGCGACAATCATCCTGGTGCGGGCGGAGTGCCAGATGTCGCCCGGGTAGGCGGTGCTGGTGCCGATGTGCGCGCCGCGCATGCCGTGGCTGGCCGCGAGGTCCCCCACGCCGAGGATCAGGGCCTCGATCCGGGGGCAGCAGGCGGCGATCTCGTCCACCCGGGCCAGCGCCTCGACCTCCTCGATCAGCAGCTCGAGCCCGATCCGGCCGGCCTCCAGGCCCAGCTTCCTCTCGAGCTGGGTGAGCAGGCTGTCGACGAACCAGACGTCGCGGGGTGCCTTGACCTTCGGCACGATGAGGACGTCGAGCGCGTCCCCCGCCCCGGTGACGACGTCGACGACGTCGTCGAGGCACCAGTGCGTGTGCACGCCGTTGATCCGCACGGCACGGGTCTTGGTGCCCCAGTCCAGGCCGCGCAGGGCCCGGACCGCGCCGGCGCGGGCGGAGGCCTTGGCGTTGGGGGCGACGGCGTCCTCGAGATCGAGGAAGACCAGGTCGGCGTCGCCCGCCGCAGCCTTGGCCATCATCTTCTCGCTGGTGGCGGGCACCGACAGCTCGGAGCGGCGGGCACGGAGGGGGCGGGTCACGGAGGCACCTCTCATCGGGAGAACCAGTGGCTGCGGCGTTTGATCAGGACGGAGCGCTCGCACTCGAAGACGATCCGGTCGTCGGCGGTGGCGCCCCAGTGGTGGAACCGGACGGTTCCGGCGTCCTCGCGATCGGCCGGATCAGCGGCGAGGACCTCGGTGTAGGCGTAGATCGTGTCACCGTGGAACACCGGGGCCCGGAATCGCATACCGGTGAGTCCGAGCTCGGCGAGTGCGTTCTCCGCGGTGTCCTGGCTGGTCAATCCGACCGTGAGCGAGCCGGTGATCATGCCGAACACGATCCGGCTGTCGCCCCACGGTGAGTCGGCCATGCTGTGCTCGTTCCAGTGTTCCTGGGCGGTGTTCATGACCATCTTGGTGAGGAGCTGGTTCTCGACCTCGTCGATCGTGGCGCCCCGGGCGTGCCGCCAGCGGTCGCCGGGGTGGAAGTCCTCGAACCAGGTACCCTCCCCCGTCCGCCGGGCCAGCGGCCCCCGCACGTCCCCGGCGCTCACGACCGCACCCGCCCGAGCATCCGGTCGCTGATGATGAGCTGCTGGATCTGACTCGTCCCCTCGAAGATCGTGGTCAACCGGGCGTCGCGCCAGTAGCGCTCCACCTGGTGCTCGGTGGTGTAGCCATTGCCGCCGTGCAGCTGGATCGCCTGGGCGGTCACCTCGGCGGCCATCTCGGTGGCCAGGAGCTTGACCATGGCGGCCTCGGTCTCACAGGGCTCGCCCGCGTCCATCATCGCCGCGACCTGCCGGTAGTACGCCCGGGCCTGGTCGACCCTGGCGGCCATCGTGGCGAGGTCGAAACGCAGCGCCTGGAACTCCCCGATCGGCCGGCCGAACTGCACCCGCTGCTGCAGGTAGGCCGTGGTGTCCTCGACCGCGGCCCGGGCGACGCCCACCGCGCGGGCCGCGGTCTGCACCCGGGCCATGTTCAGTCCGCGTTCCAGCGCCGCGAAGCCCTCGCCCCGGGCGACCGGCATCCCGAACGCCTCCACCCGGGCGGACACCGGGACCCGCACCCGGTCGAGCACGAGATCGTAGGTCGTCATCCCGTGGTAACCGATCTTGTCGATCGGGGTGGCGGTGACACCCGGTGGCAGCTCGCCCGGCTTCTTCTCCAGCAACAGCGTGCGCAGTCCGGGCTCGCCCTCGATCCGGCAGAGCACCACGATGAAGTCCGCAGCCACCGCGTTGCCGCACCACCGCTTGTGCCCGGAGACGAGGTAGTCCTCCCCGTCCCGGACCGCCGTGGTCGCCACGCCCCCGAGGTCCGAGCCGGCGTCCGGCTCGGAGAAGGCGGCCGCCCCGATCCACGCACCGCGTGCGCTGCGCGCCAACAGTTCCCGGCGGCGTTGGGGGTCACCGACGGCGGTGCCGAGCCCCTGGGCCCTGGCGATGATGCTCGCCGCGCTGAGCCAGGCGCGCGCCAGCTCCTCGGACACCAGGCAGTACTCGAACACACCGCCGCCCAGACCACCGTCCTCGGCCGGGATCATGATCCCGAACCAGCCGTGGCGGCCCATCTCACCGAGGACGTCCGCGGGGATGTCCGCGCGCTGCGGATCCAGCTCGTCGGCGACCGGCTTGAGCCGGTCGAGCGCGAACCGGCGTGCCTCGACCTGCAGCGCGGTCCGCTCCGGTGTGGACCAGGGCGCCGGCAGCGTGGGGCCCGCGAGCGCGCTCACCGGGGGCCTCGCTTCGCGACGAGATTGCTCCGGACGTAGCTGCACACGGTCTCTCCCCGCTGGTTGCGGCCGGTCGTGCGCCACGTGACGATCCCGGTGTCGGGGCGGCTACGGGAGCCGCGCACCGCGAGGACCTCGGACGTGGCGGTGAGGGTGTCGCCGGGATGGACCGGCATCGGGAACGCGCACTCCTCGATACCGAGGAAGGGTCCGCCGCTCTCGCTGAGATCCTCGACCGACAGTCCGATCACGGTGCACAGCACGAGCATCGGGTTGACGACGACGTCGGTGTGGCCGTGCGCGCGGGCGTAGTCGGCGTCGAGGTGCATCGGGTTCCAGTTGCACAGGGCGGTGCTGAACACGGAGTTGTCCGCGGCGGAGAGCGTGCGCCCCCAGTGGTGGGCGAACGTCTCCCCCGGCTCGAACTTCTCCAGGTACGCACCGCGCTGACGGATCGGGAAGTCGGCGAGGACGGGATCCGTCCGCTCGCCGGTACTGCTGCTCATGGGCTCACCTCGGGAAGATCGGGGAGGACGGGGGCGTCGGGGAGGTCGCGCAGGGCCGCGATGAGCCGGTCCGCCGCCGGCACGAGCGCGCGGGTCTTCTCCTCGATGCGGGGGCGCATCTGTTCGGGAGCGTGGCTCCAGGGGCGGTCGGCGGCATCGGACTCGGCGCTGAGCACGCGACCGTCGTCGAGCACGATCCGCAGCACGGTCGAGGTCCGCGCGATCCGGTCGTCGTACTCGAGGCGGACACGAGCACCGAGCCCGCCGGTCGCCCGCACCCGTTCGTCGGTGAACGACGACGGCGTGATCCGGCCGTCCAGCAGGGCGACGGCGGTGGTGTGGGCGAGGCTGAACTTACCCTCCAGCCCGGTGGCGGGCGCGGCGATCGCGCACACGTCGCGCAGCACGGGCGGCACCGTCAGCGTGACCTCCCGGACCCCGGCCGGGTCCAGCGCCGGGTGCAGCTCCAGCGCGCACCGGATCGCGGCGTGCGTGCCGAAGCAGGAGGGATAGAGCTTGGGCAGCACGTCGAGGACGTGCCACGGCTCGCCGAACGGTGTCAGCGCGGCTCCGAGGTCCGAGGCCGAGGAGGACGCCGCGACGAAGCCCTGGTCACCGAAGAGTGCGTCCCGGCCGACGGTCATGCCACGCACCGCCAGCCGGGCGGCCCGCAGCCCGGCCTCGGCGGCCCGGCCCGCGTGGTAGGCCTTGCCCATCGACCCGAACATCGCCTTGACCCCGGCGGCGTCGGTCGCGGCGAGGCCGAGCGCGGCCGCCGTCGTCTCC is from Pseudonocardia autotrophica and encodes:
- a CDS encoding alpha/beta hydrolase; translation: MSPLPGTSPEFRDLVDQLRARPFEADTRPVADLRAGFERFAAQLADPPEVHTEQVEANGVPAEWARRPAGTTRGVLLYLHGGGFTIGSVPAFRDLSARLAVRTGCAVLTVEYRRAPEHRFPAALDDAVAAYEWLRAAGAGPVVVAGDSAGGGLALSTALVARDRGLDPPDGLALISPLLDLAHTGRSVQMNAPIDPIVTPAGSHAYAERYLGADGDPYDPLASPLFADLTGLPPTYVQVGTTECLLDDALRAARRLRDAGVDTDLDVWPDMLHIMPFFASRVPEGDAALQAVVNFVRSRTDGDAR
- a CDS encoding HpcH/HpaI aldolase/citrate lyase family protein — its product is MTRPLRARRSELSVPATSEKMMAKAAAGDADLVFLDLEDAVAPNAKASARAGAVRALRGLDWGTKTRAVRINGVHTHWCLDDVVDVVTGAGDALDVLIVPKVKAPRDVWFVDSLLTQLERKLGLEAGRIGLELLIEEVEALARVDEIAACCPRIEALILGVGDLAASHGMRGAHIGTSTAYPGDIWHSARTRMIVAARVNGLDAIDGPFGEFRDTTAYTEQATWAAELGAVGKWAIHPNQIRPANEVFSPTAADVEKARKVVHTMRAAEEAGEGAVAVDGMMVDAATARIFEVVLERARLIGALPEEPQPDESQPDGSQPVGTQPVGVLP
- a CDS encoding MaoC family dehydratase, with protein sequence MSSSTGERTDPVLADFPIRQRGAYLEKFEPGETFAHHWGRTLSAADNSVFSTALCNWNPMHLDADYARAHGHTDVVVNPMLVLCTVIGLSVEDLSESGGPFLGIEECAFPMPVHPGDTLTATSEVLAVRGSRSRPDTGIVTWRTTGRNQRGETVCSYVRSNLVAKRGPR
- a CDS encoding MmgE/PrpD family protein — its product is MIADTAGRMGDPPTVRLLAAEAAGLRFADLPRDAVTIVGLCLLDTLGVALAGRDEPVVRLIREEFAGAGDAALWGGGRTDPQTAALVNGSAAHVLDFDDYAPGSGLHPSAPLVPALWSAAAVAGREVTGRDLVTAYVAGYETQERLGLVLWPSHYDRGFHTTGTAGTIGAAAAAAHLLGADEETTAAALGLAATDAAGVKAMFGSMGKAYHAGRAAEAGLRAARLAVRGMTVGRDALFGDQGFVAASSSASDLGAALTPFGEPWHVLDVLPKLYPSCFGTHAAIRCALELHPALDPAGVREVTLTVPPVLRDVCAIAAPATGLEGKFSLAHTTAVALLDGRITPSSFTDERVRATGGLGARVRLEYDDRIARTSTVLRIVLDDGRVLSAESDAADRPWSHAPEQMRPRIEEKTRALVPAADRLIAALRDLPDAPVLPDLPEVSP
- a CDS encoding MaoC family dehydratase, whose translation is MSAGDVRGPLARRTGEGTWFEDFHPGDRWRHARGATIDEVENQLLTKMVMNTAQEHWNEHSMADSPWGDSRIVFGMITGSLTVGLTSQDTAENALAELGLTGMRFRAPVFHGDTIYAYTEVLAADPADREDAGTVRFHHWGATADDRIVFECERSVLIKRRSHWFSR
- a CDS encoding acyl-CoA dehydrogenase family protein, with product MSALAGPTLPAPWSTPERTALQVEARRFALDRLKPVADELDPQRADIPADVLGEMGRHGWFGIMIPAEDGGLGGGVFEYCLVSEELARAWLSAASIIARAQGLGTAVGDPQRRRELLARSARGAWIGAAAFSEPDAGSDLGGVATTAVRDGEDYLVSGHKRWCGNAVAADFIVVLCRIEGEPGLRTLLLEKKPGELPPGVTATPIDKIGYHGMTTYDLVLDRVRVPVSARVEAFGMPVARGEGFAALERGLNMARVQTAARAVGVARAAVEDTTAYLQQRVQFGRPIGEFQALRFDLATMAARVDQARAYYRQVAAMMDAGEPCETEAAMVKLLATEMAAEVTAQAIQLHGGNGYTTEHQVERYWRDARLTTIFEGTSQIQQLIISDRMLGRVRS